AGACCCTCGAGGCCACCTCCACCCAGGGCGACCGCGACTACGCCGCCGTCGTCAACTGGCGCGCCGCCGGGCAGGCCGTGCGCGACGGCCTCGCGACCACGCTCGACGGCGTGCCGGTGATCGCCCCCGCCAAGGTTCCCGGCGTGCTCTACTTCCTGCCCGTGCCCAAGTCGCCGCACGGCATCGACACCGACCCTTCCGGCCGCTGGATCGCCGCCAGCGGCAAGCTCCAGCCCGTGGTCTCCGTGTTCGATTTCGAAAAAATCAAGGCCGCCATCGACCGGAAGGACTTCACCGGGGAGGTGCGCGGCGTGCCGGTGATCCGCTACGAAAGCGTGCTCGAGGGCGAGATCCCCGTCGGCCTCGGCCCGCTCCACACCCAGTATGACGGCAAGGGCAACGCCTACACCTCGCTCTACATCGAATCCGCCGTCGCCAAGTGGAAACTCCCTCCTTGGACTGCCGAAGAGAAGGCCGACCTCAACAAGGTGATCCTCGACAAGATCGACGTGCACTACAACATCGGCCACCTCGTGGTCGGCGGCAGCGACACGAAGGAGCCCTACGGCAAGTATCTCGTCGCGATGAACAAGCTCTCCAAGGGCCGCCACCTCTCCGTCGGCCCGGCCCAGCCCGAATCGAGCCAGCTCATCGACATCACCGGCGAAAAGATGGAAATGCTCTACGAGGCCTTCACCGAGCCCGAGCCGCACTTCGCGCAGATTCTCAAGGCCGACGCCATCAAGCCCATCGAGGTCTATCCCAAGGCCGGAAGCGCGCATCCGCACGCCATCTGGGATGCGAAGGACGCCTCCATCACGCGCCGCGGCAACACCGTCGAGGTGAAGATGGTGGCCATCCGCAGCCGCTTCATTCCCGACCGCATCGACGTCAACGAGGGCGACGAACTCGTCATTCACGTAACCAACGTCGAGCAGACCACCGACATGATCCACGGCCTCGCGATCGCGGAGCAGAACGTCAACGTGATCTTCGATCCGGGCGAGACCAAGACCCTCCGGCTCAAGATAAAAAAGCCCGGTGTGTTTCCCTTCTACTGCACCAACTTCTGCTCGGCGCTCCACCAGGAGATGCAGGGCTACCTCGCCGTAAAACCGAAGTCGTGATCCGTCGCGGCGCCGCGCTCGCCGCCGCTCGCCATGATCAAAACGCTCTTCTCGCGCCAGTATCGCTTCCTGCGCCGCCCGCTCGGCCTGGCCTCGCGGCTGCTCCTCCTCGCGGCGGCCGCGGCGCTGGTGGGGGCGGTGTTTCTTCCGCTCTGGAAAATCCATCTCGTGGCCCCGCAATACCGCGAGGGCCTCGCCCTGCGCATCTACGCGCACAAGCTCGTCGGCGGCAACGGCGGCCAGGACCTCCACGAGATCAACACGCTCAACCACTACATCGGCATGAAGCCGCTCGCGCAGGCCGACTTCGCGGAAATGACCTGGCTGCCCTTTGCCTTCGGCGTTTTCGGGCTGCTCGCGCTCCGCGCCGCGTTCATCGGCCGCATGCAGAGCCTCGTCGATCTCGGCGTGCTCTTCGTTTACTTCACCGCCTTCTCGCTCGGCAATTTCTACCTGCGGCTCTACAATTACGGCCACCAGCTCGACCCTCGCGCGCCCATGACCATCGAGCCCTTCACGCCGGTCATGTTCGGCAGCCAGAAAATCGCCAATTTCATCCAGACCAGCCTCCCGCAATCCGGCGCGCTTTGCCTCGCGCTCGTGCCGGTGCTGGTCGCCGCCGCCATGTGGTGCTCCCGCGGGGAAACCCTGCCCGAATCATGACCGCCCCGCGTCGCCATCTGTTTTGCGCCGTGCTCGCCGCCCTCGCCGCGGGCGCGGCCCATTCCGCCTTCGGCGCGGCGTCCCCGTCTCCCGGCGACGCGCTCCGCGACCGCATCCGGGCCGCCGCACCCGGCGAGACGCTCCTTGTGCCGCCCGGCGATTACGATGGCCCGTTCGTCATCGAAAAACCGCTCCGCCTCCTCGCCTCGCCTTCCGGTTCTCCCGTCATCCTCCGCGGCGACCGCCGCACCCATGTCGTCGCGATCCGCGCGCCCGATGTCGAGCTGGCCGGCTTCACCCTGCGCGGCTCCGGACGCGACCTCTCGGCCGACCACGCCGCCATCCACATCTCCGCGCCGCGTGCGTTCATCCACGGCAACCGCATCCTCGACAGCCTCCACGGCATCTACGTGCGCAAGGCCGCCGGCTGCCGCATCGAAGACAATGTCATCCTCGGCGACGGCGCCCTCGCCGCCGCCATCGCCGACCCGCTCGCCGCCGGCCTCAGGCCCGGCGAATCCGAACTCTGCGAAATCGAATCCGTCCAGGACCGCCGCGGCAACGGCATCCATCTCTGGAACTCCGCGGGCCACCTCATCGGCGGCAACACCATCAGCGGCACCCGCGACGGCATCTATTTTTCCTTCACCGACGACACGCAGGTGCGCCACAACACCATCACCGGCGTGCGCTACGGACTGCACTACATGTATTCGGACGGCAATACATTCGAGGGAAACCTGTTCACGGGGAACGCCGCCGGCTCCGCCCTGATGTATTCGAAGGGCCTGGTGCTGCGCGCCAACCGCTTCGCCGCCAACCGCAGCCACCGCGCCTACGGGCTGCTCTTCCAGTCGGTGGACGACACGCTCGTGGAGGACAACCTGATCGAGGGCAATACCCTCGGCTTTTATCTGGAAAATTCCAACGAGAACACCATTCGCGCCAACCGCATCCTCAACAACCACGTCGGCCTCCGCGTCAACGACAGCACCCGTGGCACCGTGTTTTCCGAAAACACGTTTTCCGGCAACATCCACCCGGTCGAGACCAGCGGGCGCAACGCCGCCAACACCTGGGCCGCGAACGGCCGCGGCAACCGCTGGGAAGGCGCGCTCGCCCTCGACCTGGACCGCGACGGCGTCGCCGATCTCCCTCACCGCGAACCCGATCTTTTCGGCCCGTGGCGGCGTCGCTTTCCCGCCATCGGCCTCCTCTCCGCCAGTCCCGGCGAGCGCCTGCTCCGCCTCATCCACGGCCGCCTCGCGCTGCCCGGCGTCAGCGGCATCACCGACCCCGCTCCGCTCACCGCCGCGCCGCCGCCGCTTCTCTCCACGCCCGCACCCGCCGCGCCATGATCCATACGCTCGGACTCACCAAATCCTTCGGCTCGCGCCGCGTGCTCCGCGGCCTCGATTTTGCCGCCGAACCCGGCGCCATCACGCTCCTCATCGGCGCCAACGGCGCGGGCAAAACCACCACGCTCCGCCTCCTCGCCGGCCTGAGCGCG
This genomic stretch from Termitidicoccus mucosus harbors:
- the nosZ gene encoding Sec-dependent nitrous-oxide reductase → MKTHLPPFMSRPGPAALAAALVPALLLSGCNPPGASSSSSGKSGAPGSAAARTWVAPGEKDEYYLFYSGGHSGQVFVAGLPSMRHISTIPVFSPYPGTGYGFDEETKALLGDYAWGDVHHPALSQADGLYDGRWLFVNDNANNRVARIDLRDFKTRQILGPIPNSSGNHGSSFVTENTEYVLVASRFSVPLPKGRHADPADYEKEFNGMVSGIKVDPSDGTMSVGWQILTPPFNWDLGSTGKGPSSGWAFWTSYNSEMAHETLEATSTQGDRDYAAVVNWRAAGQAVRDGLATTLDGVPVIAPAKVPGVLYFLPVPKSPHGIDTDPSGRWIAASGKLQPVVSVFDFEKIKAAIDRKDFTGEVRGVPVIRYESVLEGEIPVGLGPLHTQYDGKGNAYTSLYIESAVAKWKLPPWTAEEKADLNKVILDKIDVHYNIGHLVVGGSDTKEPYGKYLVAMNKLSKGRHLSVGPAQPESSQLIDITGEKMEMLYEAFTEPEPHFAQILKADAIKPIEVYPKAGSAHPHAIWDAKDASITRRGNTVEVKMVAIRSRFIPDRIDVNEGDELVIHVTNVEQTTDMIHGLAIAEQNVNVIFDPGETKTLRLKIKKPGVFPFYCTNFCSALHQEMQGYLAVKPKS
- a CDS encoding NosD domain-containing protein, which produces MTAPRRHLFCAVLAALAAGAAHSAFGAASPSPGDALRDRIRAAAPGETLLVPPGDYDGPFVIEKPLRLLASPSGSPVILRGDRRTHVVAIRAPDVELAGFTLRGSGRDLSADHAAIHISAPRAFIHGNRILDSLHGIYVRKAAGCRIEDNVILGDGALAAAIADPLAAGLRPGESELCEIESVQDRRGNGIHLWNSAGHLIGGNTISGTRDGIYFSFTDDTQVRHNTITGVRYGLHYMYSDGNTFEGNLFTGNAAGSALMYSKGLVLRANRFAANRSHRAYGLLFQSVDDTLVEDNLIEGNTLGFYLENSNENTIRANRILNNHVGLRVNDSTRGTVFSENTFSGNIHPVETSGRNAANTWAANGRGNRWEGALALDLDRDGVADLPHREPDLFGPWRRRFPAIGLLSASPGERLLRLIHGRLALPGVSGITDPAPLTAAPPPLLSTPAPAAP